CGAGCGCCAGTACCAGCAGCCCAAAGGCAGTCTTGTTCCGCATGAGCATAACGAAGCCCTCCAATTTACGAATGTCAGTCGAACCATGACGATAACGAACGTCATCGCCGAGCTGTGTATTGGTTTGGTTGGAATGATCGAACACCGCTTCCCATAGACTTTGGGAACGACAAGGGAAACTATCAAGCAAAATCTTGGAATAATTTCGTCCCTATTACTAAACTCAGATCGTCGTGGCCCTGGTGCCGTGATGACCACACTGATCGACGGACTCGCCAAAATTGACGCACCCAAAATGGGCTACAGTAATTTGCCCTCGTATTCCCTTTTCCTACCGCTCGATGACTTCAGTCCGGCCGTCCTTTCGCTGTACAGTCACTCATCGCCGGAGTCGACGGACGCCATGCGGGAGCTGGTGAAACTGGGGGTGGTGGCGGTCCCGTTCCTGGTCGACCACCTGGACGACAAACGGCCGACAGTCATTCGTCCGATCGTAATGTTTCAAAACTCTGGAAGCATTTATTTTAACGGCGTTCGCAACGTCAACGCGACTCATTCGGCGGACGATTGCTACGGCTCGTGCCGTGCATAATTGGCTCTGTGAGACGAAGTCGCGACCGGATTCCAGTGCAGATATGACGCGATAGCCGTGGCGACCCGCTGGCGATAATACCGGACTTCCCGCGCAATAAATGCAAAAAATGCTCCCAGGCGACATGACTCGGTAGCCGCGGAATCGCGCCGATTCCAAAACCGGGGCTTCTGCGCAATAAATGCAAAAAATGCCCCGCACGCCACGGCTTGACGACCTTGTGGCATCTCACGGGACGTGGCACGAAAACGGCGTCCAGGATTGAAGTCTTGGTCGCTCACCCGCCGATCGCGTGCATGGTGCGGTCGGGTTTCACGAAGGCGGCGCTACCGATCTGGTGGCCGGCCCACTTCGCCGCCACACTCGCCCGAATCACCGCGGCCAGCCGCGCGTCGTCCGGAGCAGGGCCGCGGAGGAGCGGCTTCACATCGACCTCGTTCAGCGCGAACAGGCAGTTCCGCAGCTTCCCCTCGGCCGTCAGCCGGACGCGGTTACAACTCCCGCAGAACGGGCGCGTCACGGACGCGATCACCCCAACCCGTCCGCCACCGTCCGCGTAGTCGAACGCCAGCGCCGGGTCGCGGGGGTCGTGGCCCGGGGCCGGGGCGAGCGGGGCGACTTCGCGGGCGAGCAGCGTGAGTAGTTCCTGGGCGGGGACCAGCTTGGCCCGCTCCCACGCCTCCGCGCCGATCGGCATGTACTCGATGAACCGCATCTCGAACCCGTGCTCGCGGCAGAACCGCGCAAGCGGAGCCGCGTCGCGTTCGACGAACCCGCGGATCGCGACGGCGTTCACCTTGATCGGCGCGAACCCGGCCGCCTTCGCAGCGAGTAGCCCTTCGACTACCCGATCGACGCCGTCTCGCCGGGTCAGCTCGCGGAACCGGCCCGGGTCGAGCGTGTCGAGCGAGACGTTCAGCCGTCGGAGTCCCGCGGCGTAGAGGTCGCGGGCCTGCCGCGCGAGGAGGATGCCGTTCGTCGTCAGTCCCACGTCGCGGATGCCCGGGACGGCCACGATCATGCGGGCGAGTGCGGGCAGGTCTCGCCGCAGCAGCGGTTCGCCGCCGGTGAGCCGGACCTTGTCGACCCCGAGGCGGGCGGCCACGGTCACGAACCGCGTGATCTCCTCGAACGTAAGCAGTTCGTCCCGGTCGCGGAAGACCACGTCTTCGGGCATGCAATAGGTGCAGCGCAGGTTGCATCGGTCGGTGACGCTGATCCGCAGATTGTTGTGGACGCGGCCGAAGGTGTCGACGAGCGGGCCTCGCTCGTCCGCGGGCGAGCCGGCGGTCGGCACCACGAGGGGCGGGTCGGTCACGAGCGGGAGCGGGAAGTGGGTACTCACGAGGCGCCCTCGTGCCGGCCGGGGTGCGGCGCGCCGGGTTCGCCCGGGTGTTGCCATTCCGCGCGGCCGTCGGGGGCGTTCTCCTTCTTCCAGATCGGGACGAGTTCCTTGAGGGCGTCGATCGCGTACCGGCACGCCTCGAATGCGGCCGCCCGGTGCGGGCAGCTCACGGCGACCGCGACGCTCACCTCGCCCACGCCCAACCGGCCCAGTCGGTGGACCATCGCCACGTCGCCGACCGGCCAGCGGTCGCGGACGGTCGCCTCGATCTCGGCGAGCTTCTTCTCGGCCATCAGCGGGTAGGCGTCGTAATCGAGAAACACGGTCAGCTGGTCGCCGGTCAGTTCGCGGACTGTGCCGAGGAAGAGCGCGACGGCCCCGCACCGCGGCGAGCGGACGGCTTCGGTCAGGGCGTGGTAATCGATCGGGTCGCGCGTGAGGCGGATCATGTCTTTCAAGGTAGCGAGTCGACGCCCGGCGAAGAATGGCGGGTGGTGGCAGCGTCTCGACATTACCCGCCGCTGACCGGCGGAATGACGGCGATCTCGTCCCGGTCGCCCAGGACCGTGTCGTCGACCGCGAAGTCGTGGTTCACGGCGATCGCGCAGCGTTCCAGCAGGCTTGCGAGGTCGGGGTACGAGGTGGTCAGGGCGCGGCGCAGGTTCGCGACCGTCGCGCCGGCAGGCAGTTCGACATCGACCCGGTCCGCCCCGGCGATGTCTCGCAGTTTGGCGAAGAGGAGCACAGGCAGGCGCATGAGATTCCTTGAGGCTCAGAATTCCACGCGGTCGCCGAACCGCCGGCGGAGGACGGCGATGCCGGCCCGCGTGATCCGATTTCCGATCAGTTTCAGCTTGTGCAAGTTGTCTACGCCGCGGGCGGCGGCGATCGTGTTGGCGGCGGCATCGGTGAACGAGTTCGTCGCGAGGTTGAGAACGTGCAACCCCGGCGCGCACGGGAGGTCGGCAAATTGCGCGAACAGCGAGACTGCGGCTGCGTCGTTGAGACCGTTCCGGCCCAAGTCCAGAACACGTATGCCGGCCAGGTTCGGAGAGGTCAAGAAGTCCATCATCTGTTGGCGAATCGTTTCCTCGCTCGTGCCGTACCCGAACGCCCCGGGGCCGAACTTTAGCACCGCCAGCCGGCCCAGGAACGTCGCGTTTTCGGGCCACCCGGCCTCTTTCGAGAAGTTGGCGAGCCGGAGAACCCGCAGGGGGGCGACCGCAAGCAGCACGTTTCCGACCGCGGCGATGGCCCGCGGGTAGGTGTGGATTTCGTCCAAAAACCCGCGGTAGCGATAGACGTGGCCGCCGACGGTCGACTTGGCCAGGATCGCGTCCGCCTCGTCCACGAACGACCCGCGGAAGGCGGCGGCCCGGACGGTCAACTCGTGGCGCGCGGTCGAATCCTCGGGGTGGGTGGCGGCTTCGATTTGCAGGCGAATGTACTGGGCCCGGGCGACGTTCGCGGGGTGCCCGGATTCCTCCAGGTGGTCGGCGAACACTAGCCGCGGCAGGTCGTCCTCGGGGTTCGCGAGGACGGCGGCCAAGAGGGCGTCGTGGTCGGACATCACTCCTCCAGTCCTGCGTCGTCGGGAACGTGCCACCCGAACGCCGACCGCGTCACGGTCACCCCGACGCCCGCCAGGGCGTCGATGCCGACCGGGCTGAGCTGGTTGTCGTCCACCCGGAGATACTTGAGCCGCGAGACGGCCGGGCACACGGCCAGTTCTTGGGCGCCGTCGTCCGTGATACCGCACCCAGTCAGGTCGAGCCCCCGGAGGCGGTCGATTAGCCCGGACGCTATCAGCTCGTCAATCCCGACATCGCCGAATTGAGGAAGCCGCAGTGT
The Fimbriiglobus ruber genome window above contains:
- the moaA gene encoding GTP 3',8-cyclase MoaA; the protein is MSTHFPLPLVTDPPLVVPTAGSPADERGPLVDTFGRVHNNLRISVTDRCNLRCTYCMPEDVVFRDRDELLTFEEITRFVTVAARLGVDKVRLTGGEPLLRRDLPALARMIVAVPGIRDVGLTTNGILLARQARDLYAAGLRRLNVSLDTLDPGRFRELTRRDGVDRVVEGLLAAKAAGFAPIKVNAVAIRGFVERDAAPLARFCREHGFEMRFIEYMPIGAEAWERAKLVPAQELLTLLAREVAPLAPAPGHDPRDPALAFDYADGGGRVGVIASVTRPFCGSCNRVRLTAEGKLRNCLFALNEVDVKPLLRGPAPDDARLAAVIRASVAAKWAGHQIGSAAFVKPDRTMHAIGG
- a CDS encoding molybdenum cofactor biosynthesis protein MoaE translates to MIRLTRDPIDYHALTEAVRSPRCGAVALFLGTVRELTGDQLTVFLDYDAYPLMAEKKLAEIEATVRDRWPVGDVAMVHRLGRLGVGEVSVAVAVSCPHRAAAFEACRYAIDALKELVPIWKKENAPDGRAEWQHPGEPGAPHPGRHEGAS
- the moaD gene encoding molybdopterin converting factor subunit 1 translates to MRLPVLLFAKLRDIAGADRVDVELPAGATVANLRRALTTSYPDLASLLERCAIAVNHDFAVDDTVLGDRDEIAVIPPVSGG
- a CDS encoding TIGR02996 domain-containing protein codes for the protein MSDHDALLAAVLANPEDDLPRLVFADHLEESGHPANVARAQYIRLQIEAATHPEDSTARHELTVRAAAFRGSFVDEADAILAKSTVGGHVYRYRGFLDEIHTYPRAIAAVGNVLLAVAPLRVLRLANFSKEAGWPENATFLGRLAVLKFGPGAFGYGTSEETIRQQMMDFLTSPNLAGIRVLDLGRNGLNDAAAVSLFAQFADLPCAPGLHVLNLATNSFTDAAANTIAAARGVDNLHKLKLIGNRITRAGIAVLRRRFGDRVEF